In Candidatus Desulforudis audaxviator MP104C, a genomic segment contains:
- a CDS encoding AAA family ATPase, whose amino-acid sequence MHEELQSTFREFRKHAVNRVEVERRLLEAERRERENGEKPPTVTTVPALDGIPGRIQKVLERKGQVVLYGPPGTGKTYWAEITACQLAAYHAFGRGFERLTEEEKRQITGNGEQPGLVRMCCFHPAYGYEDFLEGYRPETSEGRMTFVLRSGVFKTLCAQAMDNPRYRYYLIIDEINRGDIPRIFGELLTVLEKSRRNRQIILPLSGELLRVPENVFIIGTMNTADRSIALMDVALRRRFGFVELMPDPAVLGDVVVDGIPLGPWLEALNQRICRHIGRDARNLQVGHTYLMDGSRPITDFEKLFRALREDLLPLLEEYCYEDYTTLERIMGRALVDVANQRIRDELFESDQKDKLVQALLAPCPEVAASSPAVQAEQEQSAEDESPEDEDGDGQ is encoded by the coding sequence GTGCACGAAGAATTACAGAGCACCTTCCGCGAGTTCCGCAAGCATGCGGTCAACCGGGTGGAGGTCGAACGGCGCCTTCTGGAGGCAGAACGCCGTGAGCGAGAGAACGGGGAAAAACCACCAACGGTAACCACTGTTCCCGCGCTGGACGGCATCCCCGGGCGCATTCAGAAAGTGCTGGAAAGAAAAGGCCAGGTGGTGCTTTACGGCCCGCCGGGGACCGGCAAGACCTATTGGGCGGAGATTACGGCATGTCAACTGGCGGCTTACCATGCTTTTGGCCGCGGTTTCGAGCGCCTGACCGAGGAAGAAAAGCGGCAGATCACCGGTAACGGTGAACAGCCGGGGCTCGTGCGCATGTGCTGCTTCCACCCGGCTTACGGGTATGAGGACTTCCTGGAGGGCTACCGGCCGGAGACCAGTGAGGGACGGATGACTTTCGTCCTGCGATCTGGCGTTTTCAAGACGCTTTGCGCCCAAGCCATGGACAATCCCCGTTATCGTTATTATCTGATCATTGACGAGATCAACCGGGGGGACATCCCCCGGATCTTCGGCGAGTTGCTGACCGTGCTGGAGAAGTCCAGGAGAAACAGGCAGATCATTCTGCCCCTGAGCGGCGAGCTGCTGCGGGTTCCAGAGAACGTCTTTATCATCGGAACGATGAATACGGCGGACCGTTCGATCGCCTTGATGGATGTGGCCTTGCGGCGGCGATTCGGTTTCGTGGAGCTGATGCCCGATCCGGCGGTGCTGGGTGATGTGGTGGTGGACGGCATCCCCCTGGGGCCGTGGCTGGAAGCCCTGAACCAACGTATTTGCCGGCATATCGGACGGGACGCGCGCAATCTACAGGTCGGTCATACGTATTTGATGGACGGTTCTCGCCCGATCACCGATTTTGAGAAGTTGTTCCGCGCCCTGCGGGAAGATCTGCTGCCGCTGCTGGAGGAATACTGCTACGAGGACTACACGACCCTGGAACGTATTATGGGCCGCGCTCTGGTGGATGTTGCCAATCAGCGCATCCGGGATGAGCTTTTCGAGTCGGATCAGAAGGATAAGCTGGTCCAAGCCCTGCTGGCGCCGTGCCCGGAGGTGGCCGCCTCTTCTCCGGCCGTGCAGGCGGAACAGGAGCAATCAGCGGAGGACGAGTCTCCGGAAGACGAAGACGGGGATGGGCAATGA
- a CDS encoding AAA family ATPase: MDKNSRWLPDFKAALDKVVPDTRDSQVQKVGGYLVIKLLHGYEKGEHRFDASQESDGTLRVLGLPAALYQDSPPTLLAIEEPELTIHPGALAVLADVMKEAAGRTQLLLTTHSPDLISRLPVHALRAVEKLDGVTLISDIDGTKRMDGLRYGP; the protein is encoded by the coding sequence ATGGATAAGAACAGTCGTTGGCTGCCTGATTTTAAGGCGGCGCTTGATAAGGTGGTGCCGGATACAAGGGATTCCCAGGTGCAGAAGGTCGGGGGCTATCTGGTAATAAAGCTGTTGCATGGTTATGAGAAAGGGGAGCACCGGTTTGACGCTTCCCAGGAGTCGGACGGTACGCTAAGGGTGCTTGGTCTGCCGGCCGCGCTTTACCAGGACTCCCCGCCGACCTTGCTGGCCATAGAGGAACCCGAGTTGACCATTCATCCCGGTGCGCTGGCCGTGCTTGCGGACGTAATGAAGGAAGCCGCCGGGCGGACCCAGTTGTTATTGACCACACACAGTCCGGACTTGATCAGCCGTCTGCCGGTTCATGCGTTAAGGGCGGTCGAGAAGCTGGACGGTGTCACCTTGATCAGTGATATTGACGGAACCAAAAGAATGGATGGGCTTAGGTATGGGCCTTAA
- a CDS encoding transposase: MAIIPQQRLFGWQEIDELGDLERFLLVVNHLPDEQLMQKLERERGKGRDDYPVRAVWNSILAGIVFQHVSVESLRRELCRNGQLRELCGFDPARGEDAVPPSYIYSRILVKLMRHADEVENIFTRLVDEIRVLLPDFGRILAIDSKAVSSLARGKKRDEEEKVQKPDGRRDTDADWGRKTYRGRKKGGTLWEKVVWWFGYKLHLVVDAVYELPVGFAVTKASASDVKEGHILIDRVAKEHPEIVARCEALAADKAFDDIKLNVKLWDEYRIKPVIDIRNTWRDGEETWLVTGKENIVYDYRGTVYCCCPETNKHREMAFGGFEKDRETLKYRCPARHYGVECRGMEQCAATGGIRIPLVEDRRIFTPLARSSYKWKTLYKKRTAVERVNARLDEAYGFEKHFIRGLKKMKLRCGLALMVMLAMAVGRLRQKQGIDLRSLVKAA, from the coding sequence ATGGCCATTATACCACAACAGCGGCTTTTTGGGTGGCAGGAAATCGACGAACTCGGTGACTTGGAACGTTTTTTGCTTGTAGTGAACCACCTGCCCGATGAGCAGTTGATGCAAAAGCTGGAGAGAGAGCGTGGTAAGGGACGGGATGATTACCCGGTGCGGGCGGTTTGGAACTCCATCCTGGCCGGGATCGTATTTCAGCACGTGTCTGTGGAGAGCCTGCGGCGGGAACTCTGCCGGAACGGCCAGTTGCGGGAACTTTGCGGTTTTGATCCGGCCCGGGGCGAGGATGCCGTTCCGCCTTCTTACATATACAGCCGCATCTTGGTGAAACTGATGCGGCACGCCGACGAAGTGGAAAACATATTTACGCGGCTGGTGGATGAAATAAGAGTGCTGCTACCGGATTTCGGTCGAATTTTGGCCATAGACAGCAAAGCCGTCAGCAGTCTGGCCCGGGGCAAAAAGCGGGATGAAGAAGAGAAGGTCCAAAAGCCTGACGGGCGCCGGGACACCGATGCGGACTGGGGCCGGAAAACATACCGGGGGCGTAAGAAAGGCGGCACCCTATGGGAAAAAGTTGTGTGGTGGTTTGGCTACAAACTCCACCTTGTAGTTGACGCTGTTTATGAACTGCCGGTGGGATTTGCGGTGACAAAGGCATCGGCCAGCGACGTGAAAGAGGGACATATACTCATTGATCGGGTGGCGAAAGAGCATCCGGAGATTGTGGCCCGCTGCGAGGCATTGGCGGCGGACAAAGCCTTTGACGACATCAAGCTAAACGTGAAACTCTGGGACGAATACCGGATCAAGCCCGTGATTGACATCCGCAACACGTGGCGGGACGGCGAGGAGACGTGGCTTGTAACCGGTAAGGAGAACATCGTTTACGATTACCGTGGAACGGTTTATTGTTGCTGCCCCGAGACAAACAAACATCGCGAGATGGCCTTCGGGGGATTTGAGAAAGACCGGGAAACCTTGAAATACCGCTGTCCGGCCCGGCACTACGGAGTAGAGTGCCGGGGCATGGAACAATGTGCCGCAACCGGTGGGATACGTATTCCCCTGGTGGAAGACCGGCGGATCTTCACCCCGCTGGCGCGGTCCAGCTACAAGTGGAAAACACTCTACAAAAAGCGTACGGCGGTAGAAAGGGTAAATGCCCGCCTGGACGAGGCCTACGGATTTGAAAAGCATTTCATTCGGGGCTTGAAGAAGATGAAGCTGCGTTGCGGGTTGGCCCTGATGGTGATGCTGGCGATGGCCGTGGGCCGACTGCGACAAAAACAAGGAATAGACTTAAGGAGCCTGGTGAAGGCGGCCTGA
- a CDS encoding RNA-directed DNA polymerase, with protein sequence MVKDFYDQLGDLNLLRRAWHLARNDARTDFMFDPYRYSDFAFRLDNYLQGIAHSLRTYTYHPRSLLTMDIPKSSLSVRPGTVLSIEDKIVLFAIACLIAPPLDNKLPDFVYSWRVKKGKSKKELFRDHEILKFPFLKKSTIIKQVDFIEPWYEAWPLFIQEVKIAYEEQGFKYMVVSDIVAYFENIDLRLLRDLLLHYLPRQPRIINFLISLLEHWTWPVVLGGASARGIPQGNGVSSFLGNIYLLPLDTAFQTFAKRRDVKYLRYIDDVKVLTKDLPTARDALFLMNEKLRELRLNIQGAKTRILEEDKEIRQEFFDPRLEAVNDVIEQIKKKSTLTAQERKDFAEELNRQLKKVKGRKSLIQKNELRLFRRLITGYTLLKCGRMVDIVLKQMEKNPDARLLNSAVRYFRFQERNFKKIAGTLFDFISQDKLLFPYQKAHCFMALRYQRDLPSEVWKEAKQRLRSKKEHWYVRQQAAILVGLKQLSKRELRSLRKLYNEVDNREVKRTLMQSLAQLPCEDLTKLANELLYDSDAKMQRLGRFYFGLLHDDEVGTQKQINSLFDDFQEEILIDRIFEVEVISKAGKRTTRQYLLQKLKNVQNNIRRPLLKTRVDSIISRLEKEIEA encoded by the coding sequence GTGGTTAAGGATTTCTATGACCAACTTGGGGACCTCAATCTTCTTCGGCGGGCGTGGCACTTGGCCCGGAATGACGCTCGTACAGATTTTATGTTTGACCCTTATCGGTATTCCGATTTTGCGTTTCGGCTCGATAATTATCTACAAGGCATTGCACACAGCTTGAGGACTTACACCTATCACCCAAGATCTCTACTGACCATGGATATTCCAAAGTCGAGCCTTTCTGTGCGTCCAGGGACAGTTTTATCTATTGAAGACAAAATCGTGTTATTTGCCATTGCTTGTCTTATCGCGCCACCGCTTGACAATAAGCTTCCTGATTTTGTTTATTCGTGGCGTGTTAAGAAAGGAAAAAGTAAAAAAGAACTCTTCCGTGACCACGAAATCCTCAAATTCCCGTTCTTGAAGAAATCAACCATTATTAAACAGGTTGATTTCATCGAACCCTGGTACGAAGCATGGCCACTATTCATACAAGAGGTGAAAATTGCTTACGAAGAGCAGGGCTTCAAGTACATGGTTGTCTCTGATATTGTAGCCTACTTTGAAAACATTGATCTCAGATTATTGCGTGATCTATTATTGCATTACCTCCCGCGTCAACCCCGTATCATTAATTTTCTTATCAGTTTGCTTGAACATTGGACTTGGCCAGTTGTCCTTGGTGGTGCATCAGCAAGGGGCATCCCCCAGGGGAATGGCGTAAGCAGTTTTTTGGGGAATATTTACCTGTTGCCCTTGGATACTGCGTTTCAAACCTTTGCTAAGCGGCGGGATGTCAAATACCTCCGCTATATAGATGATGTCAAGGTTCTGACAAAAGATCTTCCTACGGCTCGCGATGCTTTATTCTTAATGAATGAAAAACTTCGGGAACTTCGTCTTAATATCCAAGGAGCGAAAACACGCATTCTCGAAGAAGATAAAGAGATTCGCCAGGAATTCTTTGATCCCCGATTGGAGGCAGTAAATGACGTCATCGAACAGATCAAAAAGAAATCCACATTGACTGCTCAGGAACGAAAAGATTTCGCTGAGGAGCTTAACAGACAACTGAAAAAGGTGAAAGGCCGCAAGAGCCTTATCCAAAAGAACGAGTTGCGCCTATTCAGACGATTGATAACCGGATACACGCTTCTCAAGTGTGGTCGTATGGTTGATATCGTGCTGAAACAGATGGAGAAGAACCCGGACGCGAGGTTACTAAACAGCGCGGTCCGCTATTTTCGTTTTCAAGAACGCAACTTCAAAAAGATTGCGGGGACATTATTTGACTTTATAAGCCAGGACAAGCTTCTTTTCCCATATCAGAAAGCACACTGCTTTATGGCGTTACGGTATCAGCGTGATCTTCCCTCCGAGGTGTGGAAAGAGGCAAAACAAAGGCTTCGATCAAAGAAGGAGCATTGGTACGTTCGCCAGCAAGCAGCGATTCTTGTGGGTTTGAAACAGTTAAGTAAGCGAGAACTCAGGTCTCTACGGAAACTTTACAACGAAGTGGATAACAGAGAAGTTAAGAGGACCTTGATGCAAAGCCTTGCTCAATTACCATGCGAGGATTTGACCAAGTTGGCGAATGAACTTTTGTATGATAGTGATGCAAAAATGCAGCGACTTGGCCGCTTTTATTTCGGCCTTTTACATGATGATGAAGTCGGTACCCAAAAACAAATTAATTCACTTTTCGACGATTTTCAGGAAGAGATCCTGATCGACAGAATCTTTGAAGTGGAAGTTATTTCAAAAGCAGGAAAGCGAACTACAAGACAATATCTTCTGCAAAAACTCAAGAACGTGCAAAATAATATCCGCCGTCCTCTTTTGAAGACAAGAGTTGATTCAATTATCTCACGGTTGGAGAAGGAGATCGAAGCATGA
- a CDS encoding DEAD/DEAH box helicase, giving the protein MKTSAVACVRHVVDEYRRFLRTSYRFLDDHLRQQFEQHLSRVDVVVKGPYVTLSRDFERGATLDELVEAGRAEPDLLKARWPFGDERLYRHQEVAFEAGRAGRPFVVTTGTGSGKTEAFLLPVLDGITRRKREGISGVQAVLLYPMNALANDQLERLRRLLRGTGLDLSFALYTGDSDTASQNLTEQPAETERLTRVHIRRAPPDILLTNYKQLEFLLIRTGDRALFTPSLRFLVLDELHSYRGALATEIACLIRRLKTHAGLKPGELIGIGTSATVASGAGGAQALADFATILFGEVFQEEDIIAETTVPPARYDNLWTPPSPALNEDFLRSLDYEDTDAVIALAEQLTGRACATDGPVAERIGAVLRSNAVVQTIEEVFAKPASLADAVMTLRKRFPDRANQPEETVRLEVEAYLLVGSIGEEEHPPRLRLKLHTFFHGVYDVSLCLNPACRALVPQGGTECPKCGSAARPAALCRTCGQDFVKVRFERADDDLPVGTGDFFSDDQTGFLTHQVHELSEAPGVADEEEESEAAPTLRQPRRRKDAEARLDPVSVCVGCGRVLPEGASCSVCNREGVRYLLHRGALHTCPACGDIYTRGDIVTPLRTGTASTVSALTTHHLDLLQGEDRKLLVFADNRQDVAHQAGYTADKHRSFALRHLVAHEVRQAGADGIYLQELPQRLFDEYLKLGIIKGRPTRPERQRWLDAITYELANEFTRYTRQRASLENLGLVAVEYEYLEDLCKEDTFVETASNANLDVSTAVTLVRAILDIMRRNRAVDYDFFQDYVDPNRKRRYRELEAEPYNVRFPERDRNAKGVCPGPAGSHQKIAIGKHPWLLPGESTRRPTDCCTEGHCANHRDPQWGRGLSESCYPHACAAGITRSGSQLPYSPDRENWFAQGFADQPQRYSVGSTRGWVSL; this is encoded by the coding sequence ATGAAAACATCCGCCGTGGCTTGCGTTCGCCACGTGGTCGATGAATACCGCCGCTTTCTGCGAACGTCATATCGATTTCTTGATGATCATCTGCGCCAGCAATTCGAACAGCACTTGTCCCGAGTGGATGTGGTTGTCAAGGGGCCTTATGTGACCCTCTCGCGGGACTTTGAGCGCGGTGCGACCTTGGATGAACTCGTGGAAGCGGGCCGGGCCGAGCCGGACCTACTCAAAGCGCGCTGGCCGTTTGGTGATGAGCGGTTGTATCGCCATCAGGAAGTGGCCTTTGAGGCCGGTCGGGCCGGTCGGCCGTTTGTGGTTACCACCGGCACCGGCTCTGGTAAAACGGAGGCGTTTCTGCTGCCGGTATTGGACGGGATCACGCGCCGCAAGCGCGAGGGCATTAGTGGTGTTCAGGCCGTACTTCTGTACCCCATGAACGCTCTGGCCAACGACCAACTGGAACGACTGAGGCGCTTGTTGCGCGGAACAGGCCTGGATCTCTCCTTTGCTCTTTACACCGGCGACAGCGACACGGCCTCCCAAAACTTGACCGAGCAACCCGCTGAGACCGAACGTCTAACCCGGGTCCATATCCGCCGTGCTCCGCCGGATATCCTCCTCACCAACTACAAACAACTGGAGTTTCTCTTGATCCGTACCGGGGATCGTGCTCTATTTACGCCTTCCCTTCGTTTCCTCGTGCTGGACGAGTTGCACTCGTACCGGGGAGCATTGGCCACGGAGATCGCCTGCCTTATTCGTCGCTTGAAGACACATGCCGGGTTGAAACCGGGGGAACTGATCGGAATCGGCACGTCGGCGACGGTGGCTAGCGGTGCCGGTGGCGCTCAAGCCTTGGCGGATTTCGCTACTATCCTTTTTGGTGAAGTATTTCAAGAAGAGGACATCATTGCCGAAACCACGGTTCCTCCGGCGCGGTATGACAATCTCTGGACACCCCCGTCACCCGCGTTGAATGAGGATTTCCTTCGTTCCCTCGACTATGAAGACACAGACGCAGTCATTGCTCTGGCTGAGCAACTTACGGGCCGGGCGTGCGCAACGGATGGTCCGGTTGCAGAGCGTATTGGAGCCGTACTCAGGAGCAATGCCGTTGTGCAAACCATCGAAGAAGTCTTTGCCAAGCCAGCATCCCTGGCAGACGCCGTTATGACATTGCGTAAGCGTTTTCCAGATCGGGCGAACCAGCCGGAGGAAACCGTCCGCCTCGAGGTGGAGGCCTACCTGCTGGTAGGAAGCATAGGCGAAGAGGAACACCCTCCCCGCCTCCGTCTAAAATTGCACACTTTCTTTCACGGAGTCTATGACGTTTCACTTTGTTTGAATCCGGCTTGCCGGGCCTTGGTACCGCAGGGAGGTACAGAATGCCCCAAGTGTGGTTCGGCCGCCCGTCCGGCTGCCCTGTGTCGCACCTGCGGACAGGATTTTGTAAAGGTGCGTTTTGAGCGTGCGGATGACGACCTTCCGGTGGGCACCGGAGATTTCTTCAGCGATGACCAAACCGGCTTTTTAACCCACCAAGTTCACGAGCTTTCTGAGGCACCGGGAGTTGCCGATGAGGAAGAAGAGTCCGAGGCAGCACCTACACTGCGACAGCCTCGTCGGCGGAAGGATGCCGAAGCACGTCTTGATCCAGTTTCGGTTTGCGTCGGGTGCGGAAGGGTTCTACCCGAAGGTGCTTCTTGTTCCGTCTGTAATCGGGAAGGTGTGAGGTATCTCCTGCATCGGGGTGCGCTGCACACCTGTCCGGCCTGTGGCGACATCTATACCCGGGGCGACATTGTTACTCCCCTGCGTACCGGAACAGCCTCCACAGTCTCCGCCCTTACGACGCACCATTTGGACTTATTACAGGGTGAAGACCGTAAGCTTCTAGTTTTTGCGGATAACCGGCAGGACGTGGCGCACCAGGCTGGATATACCGCCGACAAACACCGTTCTTTCGCACTACGGCACCTGGTAGCCCACGAAGTCAGGCAGGCGGGTGCAGATGGCATTTACCTGCAGGAACTGCCTCAGCGTCTATTTGACGAATACTTGAAGCTTGGCATCATCAAAGGACGGCCGACGAGGCCGGAACGTCAGCGTTGGCTGGATGCCATCACCTACGAGTTGGCAAACGAATTCACACGCTATACCCGCCAGCGCGCTTCTTTGGAGAACCTAGGGCTCGTAGCGGTCGAGTATGAGTACTTGGAGGATTTGTGTAAAGAAGATACTTTTGTCGAAACAGCGTCTAACGCGAACCTGGATGTTTCCACGGCCGTGACCCTGGTTCGTGCAATCTTGGACATCATGCGCCGAAATCGTGCTGTGGATTATGATTTCTTCCAGGATTATGTAGATCCAAATAGGAAACGGCGTTATCGAGAACTCGAAGCTGAACCGTACAACGTGCGTTTTCCCGAACGTGATCGGAATGCAAAGGGGGTTTGTCCTGGACCGGCCGGATCACATCAGAAAATCGCGATCGGGAAACATCCTTGGCTTCTACCAGGAGAATCCACGCGCAGGCCAACTGACTGCTGTACAGAAGGTCACTGCGCGAATCATCGGGACCCGCAGTGGGGCCGAGGTCTTTCTGAGAGCTGTTATCCCCATGCTTGTGCGGCTGGAATTACTCGTTCCGGTTCTCAACTTCCCTATTCCCCAGACCGAGAGAATTGGTTCGCTCAGGGTTTTGCAGATCAACCACAACGTTATTCGGTTGGTTCAACCCGAGGATGGGTATCGCTGTAA
- a CDS encoding McrC family protein yields the protein MTVVPVMLGEWEELSPSGDSPTRGLSFRREPAARALAADLAESGKLEIRELLNGLAIQSKSFVGTIRLGPLQVTIRPKMTGFPLVALLRYAYGLRNLFLYGQVEMETTDRPFQDLLLSQLSAEAAELLSRGLHRAYRPRHELMASPRGRVNFQRLARTGGVRQSALPCYHHLRLADCLSNQVLVAGLRFGAGLTADLELRARLRRLAAVCGENVTPIRLDYHVFARLEREANRLTRAYEPAFRLTKILYRDAGAGLGREAGGLPVPGFLFDMNRFFQAVLSRFLHENLDGFRVQDEYRLQGMFAYVPGFNPQRRQAPAPRPDFVVFRGGRVAAILDAKYRDLWENALPRDMLYQLALYALSQGGGMRAAILYPTLDPRACEAVIEVREPVHGMGRAQVILRPVVIDELAEMVSLSDPATARRRKEYARHLAFGEK from the coding sequence ATGACGGTTGTGCCGGTAATGCTTGGGGAATGGGAAGAGCTGTCACCCAGCGGGGACAGCCCGACGAGGGGTCTGTCTTTCCGGCGGGAGCCGGCTGCCCGCGCATTGGCGGCCGACTTGGCCGAATCCGGGAAATTAGAGATCCGGGAATTACTGAACGGCCTGGCCATTCAGTCCAAGTCCTTTGTGGGCACCATCCGTCTCGGTCCGCTGCAAGTGACCATCCGGCCCAAGATGACGGGTTTTCCGCTGGTTGCCCTGCTCCGCTACGCCTACGGATTGCGCAATCTCTTTCTTTATGGACAGGTTGAGATGGAAACAACGGATCGGCCTTTTCAAGATTTGCTCCTGTCCCAATTGTCCGCCGAGGCGGCCGAATTACTTTCCCGGGGTCTGCACCGCGCCTACCGGCCGCGACATGAATTAATGGCCAGCCCGCGCGGCCGGGTGAACTTTCAACGGTTGGCGCGTACGGGAGGCGTCCGACAGTCGGCATTGCCTTGCTATCATCATCTCCGGCTCGCGGATTGTCTGTCCAACCAGGTGCTGGTGGCCGGCCTGCGCTTCGGCGCCGGGTTGACGGCCGATCTCGAATTGCGAGCGCGTCTCCGCCGGTTGGCGGCGGTATGCGGTGAGAACGTCACCCCGATCCGTCTGGATTACCACGTCTTCGCCCGGCTCGAACGGGAGGCCAATCGGCTGACCCGCGCCTACGAACCGGCTTTTCGGCTGACCAAGATCCTGTACCGGGACGCCGGTGCGGGTTTGGGCCGGGAGGCGGGTGGACTTCCAGTTCCGGGATTCTTGTTTGATATGAACCGGTTTTTCCAGGCCGTCCTGTCCCGTTTCCTGCACGAGAATCTGGATGGTTTCCGGGTGCAGGATGAGTACCGGCTGCAAGGCATGTTCGCCTACGTTCCCGGTTTTAATCCGCAGCGCAGGCAGGCACCGGCCCCGCGCCCGGACTTCGTGGTTTTCCGCGGCGGCAGGGTAGCGGCGATTCTGGACGCCAAGTACCGGGATCTCTGGGAAAATGCGCTGCCCCGGGATATGCTCTACCAGTTGGCGCTGTATGCGTTGAGCCAGGGCGGGGGCATGCGGGCCGCTATTCTTTATCCCACTCTTGACCCCCGGGCGTGTGAGGCGGTAATCGAGGTGCGGGAGCCGGTTCACGGTATGGGACGGGCGCAGGTGATCCTACGCCCGGTGGTTATTGATGAATTGGCGGAGATGGTATCCCTGTCCGATCCGGCAACTGCAAGAAGGCGGAAAGAATACGCCCGTCATTTGGCCTTCGGCGAAAAATGA
- a CDS encoding Zn-binding domain-containing protein translates to MNDLFEEIRVNAGELTGQLVQVFAPDQAVGRTDRYGFAECERLVEAFPQDLKTVLENWWHRVQQLDREFRQYSAVGSPVHDMKKAAARQRAFKEITQDPERAYTLNYFSTQGLLPAYQFPVDTFSLDPGVVDTPTLFRHAAVAIEEFAPGNFVYANGHKLRSIRVLFAGGPGSSGERPGRSDAETAGRLRSFQFCERCDEVVDDIRNNCPHCGATMPRAVECVFVDAFEAEESLRIGSDEESRQRQYHIRRESLVRREDQQCRLYPYPFVPVEYRQLAEVLITNWGRSDSKTGDGMRFWLCPDCGRHLDRDPSNPQHASAIQKWRENHTRLCSGEPVPLVLAYQFHTDCIVLNVPSRQDTRTIGRTTLSPTTVTLAEALLAGAGDLLELEPYELAAFPRLSPEGQTVEEIVIYETVPGGAGYVEEIARRLPEIAEAARERLYGHTCAKACYLCLKHYRNQRWHPFFDKERVRDLLLTISKMESVEPIEATGGSAIKFLYDQLDQRRCELQEEGRPPGHQNVQSPIEKRLFEALCGIADLPSPMAQYEYRKDGRLITIPDFAYPDAKIAVFCDGFAFHGNPDTLELDAKKRNQMQSDGWIVLTYWGKTIMRDAEACAREILSLYKQRVEESR, encoded by the coding sequence TTGAATGACCTATTTGAGGAAATACGGGTTAACGCCGGAGAACTTACTGGCCAGTTGGTACAGGTTTTTGCTCCTGACCAGGCGGTTGGCAGAACAGATCGCTACGGTTTTGCCGAGTGCGAGAGGCTTGTAGAAGCTTTCCCCCAAGACTTGAAAACCGTTCTGGAAAACTGGTGGCACCGGGTTCAGCAACTGGATCGGGAGTTTCGCCAGTATTCAGCCGTAGGTTCGCCGGTCCATGATATGAAAAAGGCCGCGGCAAGGCAGCGGGCCTTCAAGGAGATTACGCAAGATCCAGAACGTGCTTATACGCTGAACTACTTTTCTACACAGGGTCTTTTGCCTGCCTATCAGTTCCCCGTGGACACATTCAGTTTGGATCCTGGGGTGGTGGATACTCCGACGCTCTTCCGGCACGCGGCGGTGGCCATTGAAGAATTCGCACCGGGTAATTTTGTCTATGCTAATGGACATAAGCTGCGATCAATCCGCGTTCTTTTTGCTGGCGGTCCTGGTTCGTCCGGAGAGCGGCCGGGCCGAAGTGACGCCGAGACGGCGGGACGGTTGCGTTCTTTTCAATTTTGCGAGCGTTGCGATGAAGTGGTTGACGATATCCGAAACAATTGCCCGCACTGCGGAGCTACCATGCCGAGAGCGGTGGAATGCGTTTTCGTAGATGCCTTCGAGGCCGAGGAGTCTTTGCGTATCGGATCTGATGAGGAATCAAGACAACGCCAGTACCATATAAGGCGTGAAAGTCTTGTCAGACGAGAGGACCAGCAGTGTCGTCTCTACCCCTATCCTTTTGTGCCCGTTGAATATCGCCAGCTTGCCGAGGTCTTAATTACAAACTGGGGGCGCTCCGACTCGAAAACGGGCGATGGGATGCGGTTCTGGCTATGTCCGGATTGTGGACGCCACTTAGATCGTGATCCTTCCAATCCACAACATGCAAGCGCCATTCAAAAATGGCGGGAGAACCATACCCGTCTATGTTCTGGTGAACCGGTCCCTCTTGTATTGGCGTATCAATTTCACACAGACTGCATAGTTTTGAATGTTCCGAGCCGGCAAGACACAAGAACCATCGGGCGCACGACACTGTCTCCGACCACAGTAACCCTGGCCGAAGCCCTGCTTGCGGGAGCCGGTGATCTTCTGGAACTTGAACCTTACGAGCTTGCGGCGTTTCCGAGGCTTTCTCCCGAAGGTCAGACGGTAGAGGAAATCGTTATTTACGAAACTGTACCTGGAGGAGCGGGTTACGTCGAAGAAATTGCCCGCCGCTTGCCGGAAATTGCAGAGGCTGCCCGGGAACGGCTTTACGGCCATACCTGTGCAAAGGCGTGTTATCTCTGCCTTAAGCACTACCGTAATCAGCGTTGGCATCCTTTCTTCGACAAGGAACGCGTCAGAGACTTGCTGCTCACGATCTCGAAGATGGAATCGGTTGAACCGATTGAGGCCACGGGTGGGTCGGCAATTAAGTTTCTTTATGACCAACTGGATCAGCGCCGGTGTGAGCTCCAAGAAGAGGGGAGACCCCCGGGACATCAGAATGTCCAGTCTCCTATCGAAAAGCGTCTTTTTGAGGCATTGTGCGGGATAGCCGACTTACCCTCGCCCATGGCTCAATATGAATATCGCAAGGATGGTAGGCTTATTACCATACCGGACTTTGCGTACCCGGACGCCAAGATTGCGGTTTTCTGTGACGGCTTTGCTTTTCACGGAAACCCGGACACATTAGAACTTGATGCGAAGAAACGAAACCAGATGCAAAGTGATGGATGGATAGTCCTTACCTACTGGGGCAAAACGATCATGCGGGATGCCGAAGCCTGCGCACGGGAGATTCTATCGCTCTACAAGCAAAGAGTGGAAGAGAGTCGATAA